Proteins encoded together in one Quercus lobata isolate SW786 chromosome 3, ValleyOak3.0 Primary Assembly, whole genome shotgun sequence window:
- the LOC115979231 gene encoding putative calcium-binding protein CML19 — MNKCSAYNRVFQHFDEDKDGKISALELCRCIESIGGGLLMEEAETVIESLDSDGDGLLGSEDFVGLMESGSEEEKIKDLREAFEMYDTDGAECITPKSLKSMLSRLGESRALEECVVMINQFDLDGNGVLNFEEFKDMMIH; from the coding sequence ATGAACAAATGCAGTGCATACAACCGTGTATTCCAACATTTTGATGAAGACAAAGATGGTAAAATCTCAGCCCTGGAACTGTGTCGTTGCATTGAATCAATAGGTGGCGGGTTGCTGATGGAAGAGGCTGAGACAGTGATTGAATCCTTGGACTCAGATGGAGATGGGTTGCTGGGGTCGGAGGATTTTGTTGGTTTAATGGAAAGTGGGagtgaagaagagaaaataaaggacTTGAGAGAAGCCTTTGAGATGTATGACACAGATGGAGCCGAATGCATCACACCAAAGAGTCTGAAGAGTATGCTTAGCCGACTTGGCGAGTCAAGAGCCCTTGAAGAATGTGTTGTTATGATTAACCAGTTTGATCTTGATGGCAATGGGGTGCTTAATTTTGAAGAGTTCAAGGACATGATGATACATTGA